The following proteins are encoded in a genomic region of Stigmatopora nigra isolate UIUO_SnigA chromosome 3, RoL_Snig_1.1, whole genome shotgun sequence:
- the hnrnph3 gene encoding heterogeneous nuclear ribonucleoprotein H3 isoform X1, protein MRETGALANIVKMSSSEEGYVVRIRGLPWTCTQTEVATFFSDCDIVGKINGVCFTYSREGRPSGEAFIELQTSEDFKKAIGKDRKYMGHRYIEVFKSNRSEMDWVLKRSGPADYNSSNGCMLRLRGLPFGCSKEEIVQFFSGLRIVPNGITLPVDYQGRSTGEAFVQFASKEIAEKARGKHKERIGHRYIEIFKSSRVEIRSYYDEPRRAIGGQRPGPYDRPVMEGPRGGYFSSGSSRCASLVESMRTVGGYGRSYAHGYEGYDCLNDYDFGNCLFDECIREERGSRGHSYGRHGDGCSSYNGGGHFVHMRGLPFRTSEMDIAKFFSPLSPMRVHIDVAHNGKLTGEADVEFRSHEHAVAAMSKDKNHMQHRYIELFLNSTASGAEMNRGGYYGNSRGGSRSSGHRGTY, encoded by the exons ATGCGAGAAACCGGCGCCTTAGCAAACATTG TGAAGATGTCTTCCAGCGAAGAAGGGTACGTAGTCCGGATCAGAGGCCTTCCTTGGACTTGCACCCAGACGGAAGTGGCCACTTTCTTCTCCG ACTGTGATATCGTGGGCAAAATCAACGGCGTGTGTTTCACCTACTCGAGAGAAGGCCGGCCCAGCGGCGAGGCCTTCATCGAACTCCAAACGTCGGAGGATTTCAAGAAGGCCATTGGCAAAGATCGCAAATACATGGGACACCGTTACATCGAGG TGTTCAAGTCCAACCGTAGCGAGATGGACTGGGTGCTGAAACGGAGCGGGCCGGCGGACTACAACAGCTCCAATGGCTGCATGCTGAGACTGCGAGGCTTGCCCTTCGGTTGCAGTAAAGAGGAAATTGTTCAATTCTTCTCAG GGTTGAGAATCGTGCCCAATGGGATTACTCTGCCAGTGGACTACCAGGGGAGGAGCACAGGGGAAGCCTTCGTGCAGTTTGCCTCGAAGGAGATAGCAGAAAAGGCTCGGGGGAAACACAAGGAAAGAATAGGGCACAG GTACATAGAGATCTTCAAGAGCAGTCGCGTGGAAATCCGATCTTACTACGACGAGCCTCGACGGGCGATCGGGGGCCAGAGGCCGGGCCCCTACGACCGGCCCGTCATGGAAGGGCCCCGGGGCGGTTACTTTTCCTCGGGTAGCAGTCGCTGTGCTTCGCTGGTGGAATCCATGAGGACTGTGGGGGGCTACGGGAGAA GTTACGCGCACGGTTACGAGGGCTACGACTGCTTAAACGACTATGATTTTGGGAACTGCCTGTTTGACGAGTGCATACGAGAAGAACGAGGCTCCAGAG GCCACAGCTACGGTCGTCACGGTGATGGGTGTTCAAGTTACAACGGTGGTGGCCACTTTGTTCACATGAGGGGCTTGCCCTTCCGCACCAGCGAGATGGACATCGCCAAG TTTTTCTCCCCTTTGAGTCCGATGAGAGTCCACATCGACGTGGCTCACAACGGGAAGCTGACGGGCGAAGCCGACGTGGAGTTCCGCTCCCACGAGCACGCCGTGGCCGCCATGTCCAAAGACAAGAACCACATGC aaCACCGCTACATCGAGCTCTTTCTCAACTCGACGGCCAGCGGAGCCGAAATGA ATCGCGGAGGTTATTACGGAAACTCGAGAGGAGGCTCTCGGAGCAGCGGCCATCGAGGCACGTACTGA
- the hnrnph3 gene encoding heterogeneous nuclear ribonucleoprotein H3 isoform X2 — protein MKMSSSEEGYVVRIRGLPWTCTQTEVATFFSDCDIVGKINGVCFTYSREGRPSGEAFIELQTSEDFKKAIGKDRKYMGHRYIEVFKSNRSEMDWVLKRSGPADYNSSNGCMLRLRGLPFGCSKEEIVQFFSGLRIVPNGITLPVDYQGRSTGEAFVQFASKEIAEKARGKHKERIGHRYIEIFKSSRVEIRSYYDEPRRAIGGQRPGPYDRPVMEGPRGGYFSSGSSRCASLVESMRTVGGYGRSYAHGYEGYDCLNDYDFGNCLFDECIREERGSRGHSYGRHGDGCSSYNGGGHFVHMRGLPFRTSEMDIAKFFSPLSPMRVHIDVAHNGKLTGEADVEFRSHEHAVAAMSKDKNHMQHRYIELFLNSTASGAEMNRGGYYGNSRGGSRSSGHRGTY, from the exons A TGAAGATGTCTTCCAGCGAAGAAGGGTACGTAGTCCGGATCAGAGGCCTTCCTTGGACTTGCACCCAGACGGAAGTGGCCACTTTCTTCTCCG ACTGTGATATCGTGGGCAAAATCAACGGCGTGTGTTTCACCTACTCGAGAGAAGGCCGGCCCAGCGGCGAGGCCTTCATCGAACTCCAAACGTCGGAGGATTTCAAGAAGGCCATTGGCAAAGATCGCAAATACATGGGACACCGTTACATCGAGG TGTTCAAGTCCAACCGTAGCGAGATGGACTGGGTGCTGAAACGGAGCGGGCCGGCGGACTACAACAGCTCCAATGGCTGCATGCTGAGACTGCGAGGCTTGCCCTTCGGTTGCAGTAAAGAGGAAATTGTTCAATTCTTCTCAG GGTTGAGAATCGTGCCCAATGGGATTACTCTGCCAGTGGACTACCAGGGGAGGAGCACAGGGGAAGCCTTCGTGCAGTTTGCCTCGAAGGAGATAGCAGAAAAGGCTCGGGGGAAACACAAGGAAAGAATAGGGCACAG GTACATAGAGATCTTCAAGAGCAGTCGCGTGGAAATCCGATCTTACTACGACGAGCCTCGACGGGCGATCGGGGGCCAGAGGCCGGGCCCCTACGACCGGCCCGTCATGGAAGGGCCCCGGGGCGGTTACTTTTCCTCGGGTAGCAGTCGCTGTGCTTCGCTGGTGGAATCCATGAGGACTGTGGGGGGCTACGGGAGAA GTTACGCGCACGGTTACGAGGGCTACGACTGCTTAAACGACTATGATTTTGGGAACTGCCTGTTTGACGAGTGCATACGAGAAGAACGAGGCTCCAGAG GCCACAGCTACGGTCGTCACGGTGATGGGTGTTCAAGTTACAACGGTGGTGGCCACTTTGTTCACATGAGGGGCTTGCCCTTCCGCACCAGCGAGATGGACATCGCCAAG TTTTTCTCCCCTTTGAGTCCGATGAGAGTCCACATCGACGTGGCTCACAACGGGAAGCTGACGGGCGAAGCCGACGTGGAGTTCCGCTCCCACGAGCACGCCGTGGCCGCCATGTCCAAAGACAAGAACCACATGC aaCACCGCTACATCGAGCTCTTTCTCAACTCGACGGCCAGCGGAGCCGAAATGA ATCGCGGAGGTTATTACGGAAACTCGAGAGGAGGCTCTCGGAGCAGCGGCCATCGAGGCACGTACTGA
- the rufy2 gene encoding RUN and FYVE domain-containing protein 2 isoform X2, translating into MYSPQSLHRWGITHSESMERLAYSQALRDPMSMERANLLNMAKLSIKGLIESALSFGRTLDSDYPPLQQFFVVMEHCLKHGLRVKKSFLGFNKSLWGPLELVEKLCPEAGEISASVRDLPGLKTPLGRARAWLRLALMQKRLADYLRLLITRKDILSDFYENSALMLEEEGAVIVGLLVGLNVIDANLCVKGEDLDSQVGVIDFSMYLKNDIDDYRSEERNSQIASILDQKNYVEELNRQLNSSVHGLQGRVDSLEKSNSKLVEELAIAKNNIIKLQEENQQLRSENTVILLKAQQHLEMSQGDVSMERDTYKQSRQGLDEMYNEAQRQLKEECQLRQDVENELVVQVSMKQEMELAMKLLEKDIHEKQDTLIGLRHQLDEVKAINVEMYQKMQSSDDVMKKKNNMISRLEEKTNQITATMKQLEQRLQEAESHRTTAEEGTRRFKVDFANKADSLQRQIDLREKQLLQLETDLKIEREWRRTLQNDLHREKETVAQLRTQALQINGLKMEFHRLQDENFQLKSICEDQEQALEELGSKLSESKMKIEDIKEANKALQGGQVWLKDKEARHCKLCEKEFSISRRKHHCRNCGEIFCNSCSDNELPLPASPKPVRVCDTCHALLLQRCSSNPA; encoded by the exons ATGTATTCGCCTCAGAGCCTCCATCGCTGGGGTATCACTCACAGTGAGAGTATGGAGCGCTTAGCCTACAGCCAGG cTCTCCGGGATCCCATGTCCATGGAGCGAGCCAACCTGCTCAACATGGCCAAGTTGAGTATTAAGGGTCTGATCGAGTCGGCGTTGAGCTTCGGAAGAACGTTGGACTCGGACTACCCTCCTCTGCAGCAGTTCTTCGTTGTCATGGAGCACTGCCTCAAACATGGTCTGCGAG TCAAAAAGTCGTTCCTGGGATTCAATAAGTCTCTTTGGGGTCCTTTGGAGTTGGTGGAAAAACTGTGTCCAGAAGCAGGAGAGATTTCAGCCTCCGTACGAGATTTGCCGGGACTCAA AACTCCTTTAGGGCGGGCCAGGGCGTGGTTGCGACTGGCCCTCATGCAGAAGCGGCTGGCCGACTATCTGCGGCTTCTAATTACAAGAAAAGACATCCTAAG TGATTTCTACGAGAATTCGGCACTGATGCTGGAGGAAGAAGGCGCCGTGATTGTTGGCCTGCTGGTCGGCCTCAACGTCATTGACGCCAACCTGTGTGTCAAAGGTGAAGACTTGGACTCTCAG GTGGGGGTGATTGACTTCTCCATGTACTTAAAGAACGACATTGATGATTACAGGAGTGAAGAGAG GAACAGTCAAATTGCATCCATCTTGGATCAAAAAAACTACGTGGAAGAGCTGAATCGGCAACTGAA TTCTTCTGTTCATGGACTTCAGGGCAGAGTGGACTCTCTGGAAAAGTCCAACTCAAAACTCGTTGAGGAG TTAGCTATAGCCAAAAACAACATCATCAAACTGCAGGAAGAGAACCAACAACTTAGGAGTGAGAACACTGTAATTCTTCTTAAGGCACAACAGCATTtagag ATGTCTCAAGGCGACGTGTCCATGGAGCGAGATACGTACAAACAGTCTCGTCAAGGTTTGGATGAGATGTACAATGAAGCGCAAAGACAGCTGAAGGAGGAGTGTCAGCTCAGACAG GATGTGGAGAATGAACTTGTAGTCCAGGTGTCCATGAAACAGGAAATGGAGTTGGCCATGAAACTTCTGGAGAAAGACATTCACGAAAAACAG GACACACTGATTGGTCTCCGACATCAACTGGATGAAGTTAAAGCCATCAATGTGGAGATGTACCAGAAGATGCAG TCATCTGATGAcgtaatgaaaaagaaaaacaacatgatCAGTCGCCTCGAGGAGAAAACCAATCAGATCACCGCCACCATGAAGCAGCTGGAGCAGAG ATTGCAGGAGGCCGAGAGTCACCGCACCACGGCGGAGGAGGGCACCCGGCGCTTCAAGGTGGACTTTGCCAACAAGGCCGACAGCCTGCAGCGGCAGATAGACCTCAGGGAGAAACAACT ATTGCAGTTGGAGACGGACCTGAAGATCGAACGGGAGTGGAGGCGAACGCTTCAGAACGATCTTCACCGGGAGAAAGAAACGGTGGCTCAGCTCAGGACGCAGGCACTCCAAATCAACGGTCTGAAGATG GAGTTCCATCGCCTTCAAGATGAAAACTTCCAGCTGAAGAGCATCTGTGAAGACCAGGAACAAGCTCTAGAAGAACTGGGCTCCAAACTTAGCGA ATCCAAAATGAAGATTGAAGACATTAAAGAAGCCAACAAAGCTCTTCAG GGCGGACAGGTGTGGTTAAAGGACAAGGAAGCCCGCCACTGCAAACTGTGCGAGAAGGAATTCTCCATCTCCAGACGCAAA CACCACTGCAGGAACTGCGGCGAAATCTTCTGCAATAGCTGCTCGGACAACGAGCTCCCCCTGCCTGCCTCGCCCAAACCGGTGCGGGTGTGCGATACCTGCCACGCGCTCCTCCTGCAGAGATGCTCGTCCAATCCCGCCTGA
- the rufy2 gene encoding RUN and FYVE domain-containing protein 2 isoform X1 — MASAAEHDLALSEADGSKDRSQVFGILRLQEEKSNVGDKCVPLVRGGGCGGGGDGRWQAPIFALARKASETISGSIHVLPKVSENRPSMPGEWNVQALRDPMSMERANLLNMAKLSIKGLIESALSFGRTLDSDYPPLQQFFVVMEHCLKHGLRVKKSFLGFNKSLWGPLELVEKLCPEAGEISASVRDLPGLKTPLGRARAWLRLALMQKRLADYLRLLITRKDILSDFYENSALMLEEEGAVIVGLLVGLNVIDANLCVKGEDLDSQVGVIDFSMYLKNDIDDYRSEERNSQIASILDQKNYVEELNRQLNSSVHGLQGRVDSLEKSNSKLVEELAIAKNNIIKLQEENQQLRSENTVILLKAQQHLEMSQGDVSMERDTYKQSRQGLDEMYNEAQRQLKEECQLRQDVENELVVQVSMKQEMELAMKLLEKDIHEKQDTLIGLRHQLDEVKAINVEMYQKMQSSDDVMKKKNNMISRLEEKTNQITATMKQLEQRLQEAESHRTTAEEGTRRFKVDFANKADSLQRQIDLREKQLLQLETDLKIEREWRRTLQNDLHREKETVAQLRTQALQINGLKMEFHRLQDENFQLKSICEDQEQALEELGSKLSESKMKIEDIKEANKALQGGQVWLKDKEARHCKLCEKEFSISRRKHHCRNCGEIFCNSCSDNELPLPASPKPVRVCDTCHALLLQRCSSNPA; from the exons ATGGCATCGGCGGCCGAGCACGACTTGGCTCTCTCCGAGGCCGATGGCAGCAAGGATAGATCTCAGGTATTCGGCATATTGAGATTACAGGAGGAGAAATCCAACGTTGGGGACAAATGTGTCCCCTTGGTGAGAGGGGGCGGATGCGGAGGTGGGGGAGATGGACGGTGGCAGGCGCCCATCTTTGCGTTAGCCAGGAAAGCCTCCGAAACCATTTCAGGGAGCATTCACGTCCTGCCTAAAGTGTCGGAGAACAGACCTTCTATGCCCGGAGAGTGGAACGTTCAAG cTCTCCGGGATCCCATGTCCATGGAGCGAGCCAACCTGCTCAACATGGCCAAGTTGAGTATTAAGGGTCTGATCGAGTCGGCGTTGAGCTTCGGAAGAACGTTGGACTCGGACTACCCTCCTCTGCAGCAGTTCTTCGTTGTCATGGAGCACTGCCTCAAACATGGTCTGCGAG TCAAAAAGTCGTTCCTGGGATTCAATAAGTCTCTTTGGGGTCCTTTGGAGTTGGTGGAAAAACTGTGTCCAGAAGCAGGAGAGATTTCAGCCTCCGTACGAGATTTGCCGGGACTCAA AACTCCTTTAGGGCGGGCCAGGGCGTGGTTGCGACTGGCCCTCATGCAGAAGCGGCTGGCCGACTATCTGCGGCTTCTAATTACAAGAAAAGACATCCTAAG TGATTTCTACGAGAATTCGGCACTGATGCTGGAGGAAGAAGGCGCCGTGATTGTTGGCCTGCTGGTCGGCCTCAACGTCATTGACGCCAACCTGTGTGTCAAAGGTGAAGACTTGGACTCTCAG GTGGGGGTGATTGACTTCTCCATGTACTTAAAGAACGACATTGATGATTACAGGAGTGAAGAGAG GAACAGTCAAATTGCATCCATCTTGGATCAAAAAAACTACGTGGAAGAGCTGAATCGGCAACTGAA TTCTTCTGTTCATGGACTTCAGGGCAGAGTGGACTCTCTGGAAAAGTCCAACTCAAAACTCGTTGAGGAG TTAGCTATAGCCAAAAACAACATCATCAAACTGCAGGAAGAGAACCAACAACTTAGGAGTGAGAACACTGTAATTCTTCTTAAGGCACAACAGCATTtagag ATGTCTCAAGGCGACGTGTCCATGGAGCGAGATACGTACAAACAGTCTCGTCAAGGTTTGGATGAGATGTACAATGAAGCGCAAAGACAGCTGAAGGAGGAGTGTCAGCTCAGACAG GATGTGGAGAATGAACTTGTAGTCCAGGTGTCCATGAAACAGGAAATGGAGTTGGCCATGAAACTTCTGGAGAAAGACATTCACGAAAAACAG GACACACTGATTGGTCTCCGACATCAACTGGATGAAGTTAAAGCCATCAATGTGGAGATGTACCAGAAGATGCAG TCATCTGATGAcgtaatgaaaaagaaaaacaacatgatCAGTCGCCTCGAGGAGAAAACCAATCAGATCACCGCCACCATGAAGCAGCTGGAGCAGAG ATTGCAGGAGGCCGAGAGTCACCGCACCACGGCGGAGGAGGGCACCCGGCGCTTCAAGGTGGACTTTGCCAACAAGGCCGACAGCCTGCAGCGGCAGATAGACCTCAGGGAGAAACAACT ATTGCAGTTGGAGACGGACCTGAAGATCGAACGGGAGTGGAGGCGAACGCTTCAGAACGATCTTCACCGGGAGAAAGAAACGGTGGCTCAGCTCAGGACGCAGGCACTCCAAATCAACGGTCTGAAGATG GAGTTCCATCGCCTTCAAGATGAAAACTTCCAGCTGAAGAGCATCTGTGAAGACCAGGAACAAGCTCTAGAAGAACTGGGCTCCAAACTTAGCGA ATCCAAAATGAAGATTGAAGACATTAAAGAAGCCAACAAAGCTCTTCAG GGCGGACAGGTGTGGTTAAAGGACAAGGAAGCCCGCCACTGCAAACTGTGCGAGAAGGAATTCTCCATCTCCAGACGCAAA CACCACTGCAGGAACTGCGGCGAAATCTTCTGCAATAGCTGCTCGGACAACGAGCTCCCCCTGCCTGCCTCGCCCAAACCGGTGCGGGTGTGCGATACCTGCCACGCGCTCCTCCTGCAGAGATGCTCGTCCAATCCCGCCTGA
- the rufy2 gene encoding RUN and FYVE domain-containing protein 2 isoform X3 — MSMERANLLNMAKLSIKGLIESALSFGRTLDSDYPPLQQFFVVMEHCLKHGLRVKKSFLGFNKSLWGPLELVEKLCPEAGEISASVRDLPGLKTPLGRARAWLRLALMQKRLADYLRLLITRKDILSDFYENSALMLEEEGAVIVGLLVGLNVIDANLCVKGEDLDSQVGVIDFSMYLKNDIDDYRSEERNSQIASILDQKNYVEELNRQLNSSVHGLQGRVDSLEKSNSKLVEELAIAKNNIIKLQEENQQLRSENTVILLKAQQHLEMSQGDVSMERDTYKQSRQGLDEMYNEAQRQLKEECQLRQDVENELVVQVSMKQEMELAMKLLEKDIHEKQDTLIGLRHQLDEVKAINVEMYQKMQSSDDVMKKKNNMISRLEEKTNQITATMKQLEQRLQEAESHRTTAEEGTRRFKVDFANKADSLQRQIDLREKQLLQLETDLKIEREWRRTLQNDLHREKETVAQLRTQALQINGLKMEFHRLQDENFQLKSICEDQEQALEELGSKLSESKMKIEDIKEANKALQGGQVWLKDKEARHCKLCEKEFSISRRKHHCRNCGEIFCNSCSDNELPLPASPKPVRVCDTCHALLLQRCSSNPA; from the exons ATGTCCATGGAGCGAGCCAACCTGCTCAACATGGCCAAGTTGAGTATTAAGGGTCTGATCGAGTCGGCGTTGAGCTTCGGAAGAACGTTGGACTCGGACTACCCTCCTCTGCAGCAGTTCTTCGTTGTCATGGAGCACTGCCTCAAACATGGTCTGCGAG TCAAAAAGTCGTTCCTGGGATTCAATAAGTCTCTTTGGGGTCCTTTGGAGTTGGTGGAAAAACTGTGTCCAGAAGCAGGAGAGATTTCAGCCTCCGTACGAGATTTGCCGGGACTCAA AACTCCTTTAGGGCGGGCCAGGGCGTGGTTGCGACTGGCCCTCATGCAGAAGCGGCTGGCCGACTATCTGCGGCTTCTAATTACAAGAAAAGACATCCTAAG TGATTTCTACGAGAATTCGGCACTGATGCTGGAGGAAGAAGGCGCCGTGATTGTTGGCCTGCTGGTCGGCCTCAACGTCATTGACGCCAACCTGTGTGTCAAAGGTGAAGACTTGGACTCTCAG GTGGGGGTGATTGACTTCTCCATGTACTTAAAGAACGACATTGATGATTACAGGAGTGAAGAGAG GAACAGTCAAATTGCATCCATCTTGGATCAAAAAAACTACGTGGAAGAGCTGAATCGGCAACTGAA TTCTTCTGTTCATGGACTTCAGGGCAGAGTGGACTCTCTGGAAAAGTCCAACTCAAAACTCGTTGAGGAG TTAGCTATAGCCAAAAACAACATCATCAAACTGCAGGAAGAGAACCAACAACTTAGGAGTGAGAACACTGTAATTCTTCTTAAGGCACAACAGCATTtagag ATGTCTCAAGGCGACGTGTCCATGGAGCGAGATACGTACAAACAGTCTCGTCAAGGTTTGGATGAGATGTACAATGAAGCGCAAAGACAGCTGAAGGAGGAGTGTCAGCTCAGACAG GATGTGGAGAATGAACTTGTAGTCCAGGTGTCCATGAAACAGGAAATGGAGTTGGCCATGAAACTTCTGGAGAAAGACATTCACGAAAAACAG GACACACTGATTGGTCTCCGACATCAACTGGATGAAGTTAAAGCCATCAATGTGGAGATGTACCAGAAGATGCAG TCATCTGATGAcgtaatgaaaaagaaaaacaacatgatCAGTCGCCTCGAGGAGAAAACCAATCAGATCACCGCCACCATGAAGCAGCTGGAGCAGAG ATTGCAGGAGGCCGAGAGTCACCGCACCACGGCGGAGGAGGGCACCCGGCGCTTCAAGGTGGACTTTGCCAACAAGGCCGACAGCCTGCAGCGGCAGATAGACCTCAGGGAGAAACAACT ATTGCAGTTGGAGACGGACCTGAAGATCGAACGGGAGTGGAGGCGAACGCTTCAGAACGATCTTCACCGGGAGAAAGAAACGGTGGCTCAGCTCAGGACGCAGGCACTCCAAATCAACGGTCTGAAGATG GAGTTCCATCGCCTTCAAGATGAAAACTTCCAGCTGAAGAGCATCTGTGAAGACCAGGAACAAGCTCTAGAAGAACTGGGCTCCAAACTTAGCGA ATCCAAAATGAAGATTGAAGACATTAAAGAAGCCAACAAAGCTCTTCAG GGCGGACAGGTGTGGTTAAAGGACAAGGAAGCCCGCCACTGCAAACTGTGCGAGAAGGAATTCTCCATCTCCAGACGCAAA CACCACTGCAGGAACTGCGGCGAAATCTTCTGCAATAGCTGCTCGGACAACGAGCTCCCCCTGCCTGCCTCGCCCAAACCGGTGCGGGTGTGCGATACCTGCCACGCGCTCCTCCTGCAGAGATGCTCGTCCAATCCCGCCTGA
- the rufy2 gene encoding RUN and FYVE domain-containing protein 2 isoform X4 — MASAAEHDLALSEADGSKDRSQVFGILRLQEEKSNVGDKCVPLVRGGGCGGGGDGRWQAPIFALARKASETISGSIHVLPKVSENRPSMPGEWNVQALRDPMSMERANLLNMAKLSIKGLIESALSFGRTLDSDYPPLQQFFVVMEHCLKHGLRVKKSFLGFNKSLWGPLELVEKLCPEAGEISASVRDLPGLKTPLGRARAWLRLALMQKRLADYLRLLITRKDILSDFYENSALMLEEEGAVIVGLLVGLNVIDANLCVKGEDLDSQVGVIDFSMYLKNDIDDYRSEERNSQIASILDQKNYVEELNRQLNSSVHGLQGRVDSLEKSNSKLVEELAIAKNNIIKLQEENQQLRSENTVILLKAQQHLEMSQGDVSMERDTYKQSRQGLDEMYNEAQRQLKEECQLRQDVENELVVQVSMKQEMELAMKLLEKDIHEKQDTLIGLRHQLDEVKAINVEMYQKMQSSDDVMKKKNNMISRLEEKTNQITATMKQLEQSDKDLLSQTRTLAMSFVKCASTDTEHQYKLVKDISF; from the exons ATGGCATCGGCGGCCGAGCACGACTTGGCTCTCTCCGAGGCCGATGGCAGCAAGGATAGATCTCAGGTATTCGGCATATTGAGATTACAGGAGGAGAAATCCAACGTTGGGGACAAATGTGTCCCCTTGGTGAGAGGGGGCGGATGCGGAGGTGGGGGAGATGGACGGTGGCAGGCGCCCATCTTTGCGTTAGCCAGGAAAGCCTCCGAAACCATTTCAGGGAGCATTCACGTCCTGCCTAAAGTGTCGGAGAACAGACCTTCTATGCCCGGAGAGTGGAACGTTCAAG cTCTCCGGGATCCCATGTCCATGGAGCGAGCCAACCTGCTCAACATGGCCAAGTTGAGTATTAAGGGTCTGATCGAGTCGGCGTTGAGCTTCGGAAGAACGTTGGACTCGGACTACCCTCCTCTGCAGCAGTTCTTCGTTGTCATGGAGCACTGCCTCAAACATGGTCTGCGAG TCAAAAAGTCGTTCCTGGGATTCAATAAGTCTCTTTGGGGTCCTTTGGAGTTGGTGGAAAAACTGTGTCCAGAAGCAGGAGAGATTTCAGCCTCCGTACGAGATTTGCCGGGACTCAA AACTCCTTTAGGGCGGGCCAGGGCGTGGTTGCGACTGGCCCTCATGCAGAAGCGGCTGGCCGACTATCTGCGGCTTCTAATTACAAGAAAAGACATCCTAAG TGATTTCTACGAGAATTCGGCACTGATGCTGGAGGAAGAAGGCGCCGTGATTGTTGGCCTGCTGGTCGGCCTCAACGTCATTGACGCCAACCTGTGTGTCAAAGGTGAAGACTTGGACTCTCAG GTGGGGGTGATTGACTTCTCCATGTACTTAAAGAACGACATTGATGATTACAGGAGTGAAGAGAG GAACAGTCAAATTGCATCCATCTTGGATCAAAAAAACTACGTGGAAGAGCTGAATCGGCAACTGAA TTCTTCTGTTCATGGACTTCAGGGCAGAGTGGACTCTCTGGAAAAGTCCAACTCAAAACTCGTTGAGGAG TTAGCTATAGCCAAAAACAACATCATCAAACTGCAGGAAGAGAACCAACAACTTAGGAGTGAGAACACTGTAATTCTTCTTAAGGCACAACAGCATTtagag ATGTCTCAAGGCGACGTGTCCATGGAGCGAGATACGTACAAACAGTCTCGTCAAGGTTTGGATGAGATGTACAATGAAGCGCAAAGACAGCTGAAGGAGGAGTGTCAGCTCAGACAG GATGTGGAGAATGAACTTGTAGTCCAGGTGTCCATGAAACAGGAAATGGAGTTGGCCATGAAACTTCTGGAGAAAGACATTCACGAAAAACAG GACACACTGATTGGTCTCCGACATCAACTGGATGAAGTTAAAGCCATCAATGTGGAGATGTACCAGAAGATGCAG TCATCTGATGAcgtaatgaaaaagaaaaacaacatgatCAGTCGCCTCGAGGAGAAAACCAATCAGATCACCGCCACCATGAAGCAGCTGGAGCAGAG TGATAAAGATCTGTTAAGTCAGACCAGAACTCTGGCCATGTCATTTGTCAAATGCGCCAGCACGGACACCGAGCACCAGTACAAGCTCGTCAAGGACATTTCCTTCTGA